The proteins below are encoded in one region of Shimia isoporae:
- a CDS encoding alpha/beta fold hydrolase, whose product MHLNVNGTNIFFDVVGSKLLPVGDEMVERPTMLVLHGGPGFDHSTLRPHFDRYADAFQVIYIDHRANGRSEGDIKDCSLDQWADDIAAFCEALRIERPVVFGQSFGGMVAMHYASRHPDGSSKLVLSSTAACFLMEETEKMMAHLGGKHAAELAREFFTNPSVEVHEEYARVCLPLYSQTPPEEGSDFRGRAISRPEIGVHFFANEMMEMDLRGGISAVSCPTLVLGGQLDPVTPPQCSEDIANAIGENAQLTMFDGCGHGVHRDQPDAAEKVMRAFLE is encoded by the coding sequence ATGCACCTTAACGTCAATGGGACGAATATTTTTTTTGATGTGGTTGGATCCAAGCTTTTGCCGGTCGGAGACGAAATGGTTGAACGTCCGACAATGCTGGTTCTGCACGGCGGACCAGGATTTGACCACTCGACATTGCGCCCGCATTTTGACCGCTATGCTGATGCCTTTCAGGTAATTTACATCGATCACAGAGCCAACGGGCGATCTGAAGGCGATATCAAGGATTGTAGCCTCGACCAGTGGGCGGATGACATCGCTGCCTTTTGCGAAGCTTTGAGAATCGAGCGGCCAGTTGTTTTTGGTCAGTCTTTTGGCGGGATGGTGGCTATGCACTACGCGTCGCGCCATCCCGACGGGTCCAGCAAGCTGGTTCTCTCGTCGACCGCTGCCTGTTTTCTCATGGAAGAAACCGAAAAGATGATGGCGCATCTGGGCGGAAAGCATGCAGCGGAACTGGCGCGCGAGTTTTTCACCAACCCATCAGTGGAAGTTCACGAGGAGTATGCGCGTGTTTGCTTGCCGCTCTATTCCCAAACACCGCCAGAGGAAGGTTCTGACTTTCGCGGGCGTGCGATTAGCCGACCAGAAATCGGTGTGCATTTCTTTGCCAACGAAATGATGGAAATGGACTTACGCGGGGGGATATCGGCCGTTTCCTGCCCCACGTTGGTGTTAGGCGGTCAATTGGACCCGGTCACACCTCCGCAGTGTTCCGAGGATATTGCCAATGCCATCGGTGAAAACGCTCAGCTGACAATGTTCGATGGCTGCGGCCACGGCGTTCACAGAGACCAGCCGGACGCAGCTGAAAAGGTCATGCGGGCGTTTCTAGAATAA
- a CDS encoding trimethylamine methyltransferase family protein → MALDNRRRSGGRSARRAARMAHDFTMLPGLTNRLPLCEVMDAAQVERIDAASMDILENVGVVFRDDIALADWRNAGAKVEGETVFLDRGLVRELIQTIPETFTYHARNPANNVDLGGNKSVFVPMTGAPYLRDLDDVRRNPTLDDLAMFHKLSHMMPAMHSSAHHIVEPYDHPISQRHLRITYSSMKYSDKMFMGMTTSPKNAEDVLDMCAILFGETFLETHPVVTGNCNGNSPLVWDETMLGAMRAFCRRNQPVLCSPFVLGGANTPASVAASVAQLNAEALSALAYTQVIRKGAPAIYGHYLSTVSMKSGAPMAGTPEISLMNFMIGQMARHYGVPWRTSNTLGGAKTFDAQAGYESATTLSAVMHAGANYIWHSAGWNEAGMHCSVAKFIVDSEQCAMAYRMAEGINWSDFGEALAAVPDIGPGGHYLGHPHTQENFQSAFFMPEMFDNNSIEQWAAEGSIEITERALNHARQLLKAYEEPKLDAGVNEALLDYIARREREIPAADALNQDY, encoded by the coding sequence ATGGCTTTGGACAACCGCCGCCGGTCTGGTGGGCGCAGTGCGAGACGTGCGGCGCGGATGGCTCATGATTTCACAATGCTTCCGGGGCTGACCAATCGTTTGCCGCTTTGCGAGGTGATGGATGCAGCGCAGGTCGAACGGATCGACGCCGCGTCGATGGATATCCTGGAGAACGTCGGAGTCGTGTTTCGTGATGACATCGCTCTTGCGGACTGGCGCAATGCCGGGGCGAAGGTTGAGGGGGAGACGGTTTTTCTGGATCGCGGATTGGTACGTGAACTGATCCAAACCATCCCTGAGACCTTCACGTACCACGCCCGCAATCCGGCCAATAATGTCGATCTCGGTGGAAACAAGTCGGTCTTTGTGCCGATGACAGGCGCGCCGTATCTGCGAGATTTGGACGATGTCCGGCGTAACCCGACGTTGGATGACCTCGCAATGTTCCATAAGCTGAGCCACATGATGCCAGCGATGCATAGCTCCGCGCATCATATCGTCGAGCCCTATGATCACCCAATCAGTCAGCGCCATTTGCGTATCACGTATTCCTCGATGAAATACTCCGACAAGATGTTCATGGGGATGACGACAAGTCCGAAGAATGCGGAAGACGTACTGGATATGTGCGCGATCCTGTTTGGTGAGACGTTCTTAGAAACCCACCCTGTCGTTACTGGAAACTGTAATGGCAATTCACCGCTTGTGTGGGATGAAACCATGTTGGGTGCAATGCGGGCGTTTTGCCGGCGCAATCAGCCGGTTTTGTGCTCACCTTTTGTGTTGGGCGGTGCAAATACCCCTGCGAGTGTTGCTGCGTCGGTCGCACAACTCAATGCCGAAGCGTTGAGTGCTTTGGCCTATACTCAGGTCATTCGGAAAGGCGCGCCCGCGATCTATGGGCACTACCTGTCGACCGTGAGCATGAAGAGCGGCGCCCCTATGGCGGGGACACCTGAAATCAGCCTGATGAATTTCATGATCGGTCAGATGGCGCGGCACTACGGGGTGCCGTGGAGAACTTCGAATACCTTGGGTGGGGCAAAGACATTTGACGCTCAGGCCGGATACGAGAGCGCCACCACCTTGAGTGCCGTGATGCATGCGGGCGCAAACTATATCTGGCATAGCGCTGGTTGGAACGAGGCCGGAATGCACTGTTCGGTGGCGAAATTCATCGTAGATTCGGAGCAATGCGCGATGGCTTATCGTATGGCCGAAGGGATCAATTGGAGTGACTTTGGCGAGGCGCTGGCGGCGGTGCCTGACATAGGGCCGGGGGGACACTATCTCGGGCACCCACACACGCAGGAGAACTTTCAGAGCGCGTTTTTCATGCCAGAGATGTTCGACAATAACTCGATCGAGCAATGGGCGGCAGAAGGCAGCATCGAAATCACAGAGCGCGCCCTCAACCACGCGCGGCAATTGCTAAAGGCATACGAGGAACCCAAATTGGATGCCGGCGTGAATGAAGCGTTGCTGGACTATATTGCCAGACGCGAGCGGGAAATTCCGGCAGCGGACGCTCTCAATCAGGATTATTGA
- a CDS encoding PAS domain-containing hybrid sensor histidine kinase/response regulator, with amino-acid sequence MSPKTMSDGAPRSIQDAIIATRREKERIDVYVTDRLQRTKVRILLYVFGCALGYIAMGPWLTAAAFALLVVSDLVDVFLLWKFVRPLAIAGKTKRAQRIAYWGGVTQGAGFALAPSFYFFTVEQPDIIFVVGCLGLGAVNSAIVLPQNPKIGITRLVIYGLTPIVMVVAQHVFFGSWNPVVINNPAIIMLLGCMLYMTVTFTKAGMVNYDTNRALYRSREDLKVANAHMARQQAEMRRLSQVAQRANDTVIITDKDRRIVWVNDAFTQHSGYSSEEAIGQNVAELMTQNDPEILANNAIDQAVARGESFRGEVESMHKSGHRYWLDINLFPIRDEDGELEFFVTIERDVTEAKELAKEMAEARAQAEMGARAKAEFLANMSHEIRTPLTGVMGMADLLADTQLDAEQQRFADTIRGSSMSLMAIINDILDLSKLDAGLMEMNPVVFSPVCCFRETLDLLEPMAQSKGLELKLEVGEGVPDRALADDGRIRQVATNIIGNAIKFTEAGSVTLRLEAPSDTRLTFSVQDTGIGIPPEKLESIFDHFTQAEASTTRRFGGSGLGLSISRHIVGIMGGEITVESVVGSGSIFRVTLDIEKPDFGAVRVEERAQSTPEEGPIQLKEGLSILIAEDNQTNRFLLGKYLKEQPISLDFAVDGVEALEKVADHDFDLIFMDMSMPRMGGVQATREIRMLPKSQPTIVALTAHAFEEERLACLAAGMDDFLTKPIRKAELLGWIAAFQNGKKPGAEAA; translated from the coding sequence ATGAGTCCCAAGACTATGTCAGACGGCGCCCCGCGCTCAATACAGGACGCGATCATTGCCACCCGACGCGAAAAAGAGCGGATCGACGTGTATGTGACCGATCGGTTGCAACGCACAAAAGTACGCATTTTGCTTTATGTTTTTGGGTGCGCGCTGGGCTACATTGCGATGGGGCCGTGGCTGACCGCGGCAGCCTTTGCATTGCTTGTGGTGTCTGACCTTGTGGACGTTTTCCTGCTTTGGAAATTCGTCCGGCCTCTGGCCATTGCCGGCAAAACCAAGCGTGCACAACGGATCGCGTATTGGGGTGGCGTCACACAGGGTGCGGGGTTTGCACTTGCGCCTTCTTTCTACTTTTTCACTGTGGAGCAGCCGGACATTATCTTTGTGGTAGGTTGTCTTGGCCTCGGTGCGGTAAATTCGGCCATTGTTCTGCCGCAGAACCCCAAAATCGGGATCACCCGTTTGGTGATTTATGGTTTAACACCCATTGTGATGGTTGTTGCACAGCACGTTTTCTTTGGTTCTTGGAACCCTGTGGTCATCAATAATCCGGCAATCATCATGTTGCTGGGCTGTATGCTTTACATGACGGTGACTTTCACCAAGGCAGGTATGGTCAACTACGATACAAATCGGGCGCTTTACCGCAGTCGGGAAGACCTCAAAGTCGCGAATGCGCATATGGCGCGGCAACAGGCAGAAATGCGTAGACTGTCGCAAGTTGCGCAACGCGCCAACGACACAGTGATTATTACCGACAAGGACCGTCGGATTGTCTGGGTGAATGATGCGTTCACACAGCATTCAGGATATTCGAGCGAAGAGGCTATTGGACAGAACGTCGCCGAGTTGATGACGCAGAACGATCCCGAAATTCTTGCGAACAATGCGATCGACCAAGCTGTCGCACGCGGCGAGAGTTTCCGCGGAGAAGTTGAAAGCATGCACAAATCCGGCCATCGCTACTGGCTGGACATCAACCTGTTCCCTATCCGCGACGAAGACGGTGAGCTGGAATTCTTTGTCACCATCGAACGGGATGTGACTGAGGCCAAGGAACTGGCGAAAGAAATGGCAGAGGCGCGGGCGCAGGCTGAAATGGGAGCCCGTGCCAAGGCCGAATTTCTCGCCAACATGAGCCACGAAATCCGCACTCCGCTGACCGGCGTTATGGGAATGGCCGATCTTTTGGCCGACACCCAACTGGATGCGGAGCAGCAGCGTTTTGCTGATACCATTCGCGGGTCTTCTATGTCACTGATGGCGATCATCAACGACATTCTGGATCTATCTAAACTGGACGCGGGATTGATGGAAATGAACCCCGTCGTCTTTTCTCCGGTTTGCTGTTTCCGAGAGACGCTCGATCTGCTTGAGCCGATGGCACAGTCCAAGGGGTTGGAGCTAAAGCTTGAAGTGGGCGAGGGGGTGCCGGATCGTGCGCTTGCCGACGACGGACGCATTCGACAGGTGGCGACAAACATAATCGGCAACGCGATTAAGTTCACCGAAGCGGGAAGCGTCACGCTGCGGCTGGAGGCCCCTAGCGACACCCGATTGACGTTCTCTGTGCAAGACACAGGCATTGGCATTCCGCCTGAAAAGCTCGAAAGCATCTTTGACCACTTCACGCAGGCTGAGGCGTCTACCACGCGTCGGTTTGGCGGAAGCGGCCTCGGATTGTCTATCTCGCGTCACATTGTCGGAATAATGGGCGGCGAAATCACAGTTGAATCAGTGGTTGGTAGTGGATCGATCTTCCGGGTGACTCTGGATATCGAGAAACCTGACTTTGGCGCCGTCCGCGTTGAGGAACGCGCGCAGTCAACACCTGAGGAAGGGCCCATCCAATTGAAAGAAGGGCTGTCTATCCTGATCGCGGAAGACAACCAGACAAACCGCTTTCTTCTTGGGAAATACTTGAAAGAACAGCCCATTTCCCTGGATTTTGCGGTTGATGGCGTTGAGGCTTTGGAGAAAGTCGCGGATCACGATTTCGACTTGATCTTTATGGATATGAGCATGCCGCGGATGGGGGGAGTTCAAGCGACGCGAGAAATCCGGATGTTACCCAAGTCTCAGCCAACGATCGTCGCGTTGACCGCGCATGCCTTTGAAGAAGAGCGTCTGGCTTGCCTGGCTGCTGGTATGGATGATTTCCTGACCAAGCCCATCCGCAAAGCAGAGTTGCTCGGCTGGATTGCAGCCTTCCAAAATGGGAAAAAGCCCGGCGCCGAAGCGGCCTAA
- a CDS encoding carbohydrate kinase family protein, translating into MILCCGEALIDMIPTASTDGSAAFSPHSGGSVFNTAIALGRLGADVGFLSGVSTDKFGQQLCKDLTASNVNTDHLIRSDRLTTLAMVHLTNGSATYSFYDENSAGRMIGPDDLPAIPDSIQALYFGGISLAAEPAADTYAALLKRESGQRLVMLDPNIRPDFISDERRFRARLNGMMALSDIVKTSDEDLAWLEPSADTIVSQARAILAKGPSLVIVTQGAQGATAIMQDGHFTVPAPTTNVVDTVGAGDTFNAGFLAHLDEIKRLSPKSFATSTLAETKSALAFGAQVAAVTVSRAGANPPWREELN; encoded by the coding sequence ATGATCCTCTGCTGCGGCGAAGCCCTTATCGACATGATACCGACTGCCTCAACCGATGGCTCCGCAGCGTTTTCACCTCATTCTGGCGGTTCCGTCTTCAATACTGCGATTGCGCTCGGTCGACTTGGCGCGGATGTCGGGTTCCTCAGCGGAGTCAGCACTGACAAGTTCGGGCAACAACTCTGCAAGGATCTGACGGCAAGCAACGTCAACACAGATCATCTGATCCGGTCCGACCGCTTGACGACCCTTGCAATGGTTCACCTAACCAATGGTAGCGCAACCTACTCATTTTACGATGAAAATTCTGCAGGGCGCATGATCGGCCCGGACGACCTACCAGCGATACCTGACAGCATTCAGGCTTTATACTTTGGTGGCATTAGTCTCGCTGCGGAACCTGCGGCCGACACATATGCGGCGCTGCTCAAGCGAGAAAGCGGGCAGCGTCTGGTAATGCTTGACCCCAACATACGCCCGGACTTCATTTCCGACGAACGCCGTTTTCGGGCCCGCCTAAACGGAATGATGGCCTTGAGTGACATCGTTAAAACGTCAGATGAAGATCTCGCGTGGCTCGAACCTTCCGCCGATACGATAGTTTCGCAGGCGCGGGCCATACTTGCGAAAGGGCCCTCTCTTGTGATCGTGACCCAAGGCGCCCAAGGCGCAACCGCCATCATGCAAGACGGTCATTTCACCGTTCCAGCCCCGACAACAAATGTTGTCGACACGGTTGGCGCGGGCGACACGTTCAATGCGGGATTTCTCGCACATCTAGATGAAATCAAACGTCTTTCTCCAAAATCTTTCGCAACATCGACACTTGCCGAGACCAAATCAGCTTTGGCATTTGGGGCACAGGTCGCTGCAGTCACCGTAAGCCGCGCGGGTGCCAATCCCCCGTGGCGTGAAGAGTTGAATTAG
- a CDS encoding DUF1801 domain-containing protein, which yields MADGKFGSFADLEALAENEVRPLMAALRGVILAVHPDAVEVVRLGDRAATYGVGPKKMSEGYCYVMPQKAWVNLGFYHGVSLRDPDVLLEGTGKRLRHVKLHDTDGCFSPEVRTLIEAALAERKAAF from the coding sequence ATGGCAGACGGAAAATTTGGCAGTTTTGCAGACCTTGAGGCTCTTGCCGAAAATGAGGTGCGTCCGCTTATGGCCGCCTTGAGGGGGGTCATTCTGGCTGTGCACCCTGACGCAGTCGAAGTGGTGCGACTTGGTGATCGGGCAGCGACCTATGGTGTGGGCCCCAAGAAGATGAGCGAAGGCTACTGCTATGTGATGCCGCAGAAGGCTTGGGTGAACCTCGGGTTTTATCACGGTGTTTCTCTGCGTGACCCGGATGTGCTGCTTGAAGGGACAGGAAAGCGCTTGCGTCACGTCAAACTGCACGACACCGACGGCTGTTTTTCCCCAGAGGTGCGCACCCTGATCGAAGCCGCCTTGGCAGAGCGTAAGGCAGCGTTTTGA
- a CDS encoding DUF3302 domain-containing protein translates to MSGLDIFAWIVLIVLVVTAIAVFITLAMLPGKIAAQRQHPYDEAINVAGWLGAFLGGVLWPIALIWAFTHKPSEEAAEGDNPTGKEAQS, encoded by the coding sequence TTGAGTGGATTAGATATTTTCGCGTGGATTGTTTTGATTGTTTTGGTGGTTACGGCCATCGCTGTGTTTATTACCCTCGCTATGCTGCCAGGGAAAATCGCAGCGCAGCGACAACATCCATATGATGAAGCGATCAATGTGGCCGGATGGCTCGGGGCTTTTTTGGGCGGCGTGCTTTGGCCAATCGCTTTGATCTGGGCGTTCACGCACAAGCCTTCGGAAGAGGCTGCCGAAGGTGACAATCCGACCGGCAAAGAGGCGCAATCATGA
- a CDS encoding HlyD family secretion protein — translation MIVFMTLAYVAVLFVLIKVKVLPNTKTTWLSTVVWVVVLFIFLFIPMQWGAPSGPVKVQMRVVQILPNVSGEVTNVAVEANTPLKAGDVLFEIDPEPYEIAVASAKATLARAEAQGVQDQANLAAAEAQLRQAEAQQALAARLYRDDEELVKSGTISEQRLEQRQAELDAAIGAVEQSQAAVARAMIEVNAVTEDGTLAKIAEAQAGLRQAQWNLKETKIRAPSDGYVTNLALTVGQRVTNLPLAPAMAFVDTSEKGLVAEVHQIYRRHIEIGQPVEMAFKTLPGTLVTGTVEQLLDISAQGQAAVTGNVAAAGQTQAEPFLLRIKLDNPDNEALLPAGAAGTFAIYTNSVAATHVIRKVMLRMTSIVNYINPAL, via the coding sequence ATGATTGTTTTTATGACGTTGGCCTATGTTGCCGTCCTGTTTGTTTTGATCAAGGTAAAGGTTCTGCCCAACACCAAGACCACGTGGCTTTCGACCGTCGTGTGGGTGGTGGTGCTCTTCATCTTTCTCTTCATTCCGATGCAGTGGGGGGCGCCCTCTGGTCCAGTAAAGGTCCAGATGCGCGTGGTTCAAATTTTGCCCAACGTAAGTGGTGAAGTGACGAACGTTGCGGTTGAAGCCAATACGCCATTGAAGGCCGGTGATGTGCTCTTTGAGATTGACCCAGAGCCATATGAGATCGCCGTCGCTTCAGCCAAGGCGACCCTTGCGCGGGCGGAAGCGCAGGGGGTGCAGGATCAGGCCAATCTGGCAGCAGCCGAAGCGCAGCTTCGGCAGGCGGAGGCACAACAAGCCCTGGCAGCCCGTCTCTATCGTGATGACGAAGAGTTGGTCAAAAGTGGGACGATTTCAGAACAGCGCTTGGAGCAACGACAAGCAGAACTTGATGCCGCCATTGGCGCAGTGGAGCAATCGCAAGCCGCCGTGGCACGCGCCATGATTGAAGTGAATGCGGTCACTGAAGACGGAACTCTCGCCAAGATTGCCGAAGCACAGGCTGGTCTGAGGCAGGCCCAATGGAACTTGAAAGAGACCAAGATCCGCGCACCTTCGGACGGGTATGTCACCAATCTGGCGCTGACCGTGGGCCAAAGGGTTACAAACCTGCCGCTGGCGCCAGCCATGGCATTTGTGGATACCAGCGAAAAGGGGCTGGTTGCGGAGGTGCATCAAATCTATCGCCGCCACATCGAGATCGGGCAACCCGTGGAAATGGCGTTCAAGACCTTGCCCGGGACGCTCGTTACGGGAACGGTCGAACAACTTCTCGATATTTCAGCTCAAGGTCAGGCTGCTGTGACCGGCAATGTTGCGGCAGCAGGCCAAACACAGGCCGAGCCCTTTTTGCTGCGGATCAAACTGGATAATCCCGACAACGAAGCATTGCTTCCCGCTGGTGCGGCAGGCACTTTTGCCATCTACACAAACAGCGTCGCGGCAACCCATGTGATCCGGAAAGTCATGCTGCGGATGACATCGATAGTGAATTACATCAATCCGGCACTATAA